A portion of the Bdellovibrionales bacterium genome contains these proteins:
- a CDS encoding helix-turn-helix transcriptional regulator gives MEWDGLMVRQLRLRLGWCTANMARRLDCSQRTILSWELGEALPDPRYFSPLKTLLSFAEANAEWIKQRNLADNLIRENGLQQINREEIYRLTDKVQ, from the coding sequence ATGGAGTGGGATGGTCTAATGGTCAGGCAGTTACGCCTGAGGCTTGGTTGGTGCACGGCGAATATGGCGCGCCGTTTAGACTGCTCCCAGAGGACAATTTTGAGTTGGGAATTGGGAGAAGCATTGCCCGATCCTCGATATTTTTCTCCCTTAAAAACCTTACTCTCTTTTGCTGAAGCCAACGCCGAATGGATCAAGCAAAGAAACTTGGCTGACAATTTAATCAGGGAGAATGGACTACAGCAAATAAATCGCGAAGAGATCTATAGGCTGACAGATAAGGTCCAGTAA
- a CDS encoding cold shock domain-containing protein, with product MALGRVKCFFCHQGYGYIQHHDGRPIYFHYTSWGDGGRVDDSIVGLDVDYDLLETSRGPEATNIRPLRR from the coding sequence ATGGCATTAGGTCGGGTGAAGTGTTTTTTTTGCCACCAAGGTTATGGATACATACAGCATCACGATGGTAGACCCATATATTTTCATTATACCTCATGGGGTGATGGTGGTAGAGTCGACGACTCAATCGTTGGATTAGATGTCGATTACGATCTTTTGGAAACATCAAGGGGGCCGGAGGCAACGAATATTCGGCCTTTGAGAAGATGA
- a CDS encoding septum formation initiator family protein has protein sequence MGITRMFQWIQEQLNHPLRVLWFCAALAFFNLFADGSLIRLWELHNDFYKIQNQTSVLEARSLELDEKLRHASDPLFIEREARDRFDLVGQGDLVFVFSDDEEESATTNEAL, from the coding sequence ATGGGTATAACCCGTATGTTTCAGTGGATACAAGAGCAGTTGAATCACCCTCTTCGGGTTTTGTGGTTTTGTGCTGCTCTTGCATTTTTCAATCTGTTTGCCGACGGAAGTTTGATTCGTCTGTGGGAATTGCATAATGATTTCTACAAAATCCAAAATCAGACCTCCGTTCTCGAAGCTCGTTCTCTGGAGCTAGATGAAAAACTGCGTCATGCCTCGGATCCCTTGTTTATTGAGAGGGAAGCTCGTGATCGATTTGACCTAGTGGGGCAAGGCGATCTTGTTTTTGTTTTTTCTGATGATGAAGAAGAATCGGCAACCACGAATGAAGCTCTTTAA
- the eno gene encoding phosphopyruvate hydratase, translated as MAKIKSIHGREILDSRGTPTVEVEVTFDSGHMGRFAVPSGASTGAYEAHELRDKDPKRHFGKGVRIAVENINNILSKRLVGEKFVGVEAFDNLLLNIDGTENKSKIGANAILGVSVAAAKAAALSENLVFYRYLGGAGATKLPVPLMNVVNGGAHANNGVDVQEFMIVPVVGESFSESLRAGCEIFHSLKKIINEKGMTTAVGDEGGFAPKLSRNQDALQLIMKAIEKAGYKPGQEVFLALDVAATEMYSNGKYSWEGRSISSEELSDIYKSWMKEYPLVSIEDGFSEDDWEGWIQFTKSVGDKIQLVGDDLFVTNPKRLQEGISRGAANALLVKVNQIGTLSETIKAVKMAQQASYRTVMSHRSGETEDATIADLAVGLETEQIKTGSLCRGERTAKYNQLLRIEEDLGSKAKYWGSQAFQA; from the coding sequence GTGGCGAAGATAAAGAGCATTCATGGCAGAGAAATATTGGACAGTCGCGGCACCCCGACTGTTGAAGTGGAAGTGACATTTGATTCAGGACATATGGGACGATTTGCAGTTCCATCTGGAGCTTCGACTGGAGCCTACGAGGCCCATGAGCTCCGCGACAAAGATCCCAAAAGACATTTTGGTAAGGGAGTTAGAATTGCAGTTGAGAACATCAATAATATTTTGTCTAAGAGACTTGTTGGCGAGAAGTTCGTTGGTGTAGAGGCTTTCGATAATTTGCTCCTAAATATTGACGGAACTGAGAACAAATCAAAAATTGGCGCCAACGCAATTCTTGGTGTTTCCGTTGCCGCCGCCAAAGCCGCGGCCTTATCAGAAAATTTGGTTTTTTATCGTTATCTTGGGGGCGCCGGGGCAACGAAGCTTCCTGTGCCACTCATGAATGTTGTAAATGGGGGCGCCCATGCAAATAATGGCGTAGACGTTCAGGAATTCATGATTGTACCCGTTGTGGGTGAGTCATTTTCTGAATCGCTTCGAGCGGGTTGTGAAATATTTCATTCTTTGAAGAAAATCATAAATGAAAAGGGAATGACGACGGCAGTCGGAGATGAGGGCGGTTTTGCTCCCAAATTATCGCGCAATCAAGATGCACTTCAACTTATTATGAAAGCCATAGAGAAGGCCGGTTATAAACCTGGTCAAGAGGTTTTCCTCGCTCTCGATGTTGCAGCAACTGAAATGTATAGCAATGGTAAATATTCTTGGGAAGGTCGGTCGATATCCTCTGAGGAATTGTCTGATATCTATAAGTCTTGGATGAAAGAGTATCCGCTTGTTTCAATTGAAGATGGGTTTTCTGAAGATGACTGGGAGGGATGGATCCAATTTACGAAATCAGTTGGTGATAAGATTCAGTTGGTTGGTGATGATTTGTTTGTGACCAACCCAAAACGCCTCCAGGAGGGAATTAGCCGGGGAGCTGCGAATGCCCTCTTGGTTAAGGTGAATCAAATTGGAACGCTTTCAGAAACAATCAAAGCCGTTAAGATGGCGCAACAGGCCTCTTATCGCACAGTAATGTCACATCGCAGCGGTGAAACTGAAGATGCAACAATTGCCGACTTGGCTGTGGGCTTGGAAACGGAGCAGATCAAGACTGGATCTCTTTGCCGAGGTGAGCGGACAGCGAAATACAATCAGCTTTTGCGAATCGAGGAAGATCTTGGTTCAAAGGCTAAATACTGGGGATCTCAGGCTTTTCAAGCTTAG
- a CDS encoding CpaF family protein, translating to MANGDGSVFEQAIRNFLGPVVPLLEDERVTEVMINGHNEIWVEVAGKIQKTNLSFKNEDALRAAVNNIAQSVGRRISDEEPRLDARLPNGYRIHAVIPPCSRKGTTVAIRKFSTKQMSFKDYVNIGAMTVDAAQFLDVCMKLGKNILVSGGTGSGKTTLLGVLCNRIPKGQRIIVIEDASELRVEYEHVVFFETRLADEQGRGEVTIRDLLKSSLRLRPDRIIVGEVRGSEALELVQAMNTGHKGCLGTVHANSPSDAIVRLEALAQGGDKGLSEKALRYQIASAIDLIVQVSRYSDGSRRLGSIAEVRGFTSDGSYDVVPLLNLSRLTKGPDGKLIGQLQPTGEVPSFMAEIEDNQIPFSRSKFGSKAS from the coding sequence ATGGCAAATGGGGACGGCAGTGTTTTTGAGCAGGCTATTCGAAATTTTCTTGGACCAGTTGTACCTCTGCTGGAGGACGAGCGAGTCACTGAAGTGATGATTAATGGTCACAATGAGATCTGGGTTGAAGTAGCTGGAAAAATTCAAAAAACAAATCTCAGTTTCAAGAACGAGGACGCCTTGCGAGCGGCGGTCAACAACATTGCCCAAAGCGTAGGAAGGCGAATCAGCGACGAGGAGCCCCGGCTCGATGCTCGGTTGCCCAACGGCTATCGGATCCATGCGGTGATTCCGCCCTGTTCGAGAAAGGGAACGACGGTTGCAATTCGAAAATTTTCTACTAAGCAAATGTCATTTAAGGACTATGTGAATATCGGAGCTATGACTGTCGACGCGGCCCAATTTCTAGATGTGTGTATGAAATTGGGAAAAAATATTTTGGTCAGCGGAGGCACTGGATCGGGAAAGACAACTCTACTAGGTGTTTTGTGCAATCGGATACCCAAAGGACAGAGGATTATTGTCATTGAAGACGCCAGCGAGTTGAGGGTTGAATACGAGCATGTTGTCTTTTTTGAAACGAGGCTTGCGGACGAGCAAGGCCGTGGCGAAGTGACAATTCGTGATTTGCTCAAGAGCAGTTTGCGCCTACGGCCCGATCGTATTATTGTTGGTGAGGTGCGTGGGTCAGAGGCTCTTGAACTCGTGCAAGCCATGAACACCGGGCACAAAGGTTGTTTGGGTACCGTACACGCGAATTCGCCCAGTGATGCAATCGTACGCTTGGAGGCCCTTGCCCAAGGCGGAGATAAAGGTCTCAGTGAAAAGGCTCTTCGCTACCAAATTGCCTCGGCCATAGATTTGATTGTACAAGTCTCTCGGTATTCTGATGGCTCCAGGCGGTTAGGGAGCATTGCGGAGGTCAGAGGATTTACCTCCGATGGTTCCTATGATGTTGTGCCTTTGTTAAATTTGAGTCGTCTGACGAAGGGGCCAGATGGAAAACTAATAGGCCAGTTGCAGCCTACCGGGGAAGTCCCATCCTTTATGGCTGAGATCGAGGACAATCAGATTCCCTTTTCGCGCAGTAAATTTGGATCGAAGGCGTCCTAA
- a CDS encoding cupredoxin domain-containing protein encodes MILKLVAGVLFVILGLSGEVHGEWAVDFSKRFKDQRKGEMKESAPEGRTQDTTIFDRLISSQSREGVQEIVILNTDGGFIPNTVRVREGESYKIHVVNVNEKEKNVSFVMDSFSEHHATYFGKMRSFVMSPKKEGIYSFVCPETSAQGRVVVHAVSAEAGIRRPAAEE; translated from the coding sequence ATGATTCTAAAGTTGGTGGCTGGAGTTCTATTTGTCATTTTAGGATTGAGTGGCGAAGTTCACGGTGAGTGGGCTGTTGATTTTTCAAAAAGATTTAAGGACCAACGAAAAGGTGAAATGAAGGAATCAGCTCCAGAGGGAAGAACGCAAGATACGACCATCTTTGATCGCTTGATTTCTTCTCAGAGCCGAGAGGGCGTTCAAGAAATAGTTATCTTGAATACCGATGGTGGATTTATTCCAAATACCGTGAGAGTTCGAGAAGGAGAGAGTTACAAAATTCATGTTGTGAACGTGAATGAAAAGGAAAAAAACGTCAGTTTTGTGATGGATTCGTTTAGTGAGCACCATGCCACGTATTTTGGAAAAATGAGGTCCTTTGTAATGAGTCCCAAAAAGGAAGGTATCTATTCGTTTGTCTGTCCCGAGACCTCTGCTCAAGGGAGAGTGGTCGTGCATGCAGTCTCCGCTGAGGCGGGGATTCGGCGTCCCGCCGCAGAGGAGTGA
- a CDS encoding cytochrome, whose product MYLQGNLQQVFDALYELGIIDPVLQMDWGQALEQMPHHLDHYHKAIGAANLYQDDKKTLMDELKKLNESALKYLAMEVAREYADFHAREILH is encoded by the coding sequence ATGTATTTACAGGGCAATCTACAACAAGTCTTTGATGCGCTTTATGAGCTTGGAATCATTGATCCAGTCTTACAAATGGATTGGGGGCAGGCTCTTGAGCAGATGCCGCATCACCTTGATCACTATCACAAGGCGATTGGTGCGGCAAATCTCTATCAGGATGATAAGAAAACTCTCATGGATGAATTGAAAAAATTAAATGAGTCAGCTCTTAAATACTTGGCCATGGAGGTAGCTCGTGAGTATGCCGATTTTCACGCGCGAGAGATTTTACATTAA
- a CDS encoding PhoH family protein codes for MAIEGRASRKIVLDTNVILFDALAITKFKDSDIFIPFSVIEEVDRFKRDLGENGRNARHFSRFIDVLRSQGPLASGVLLENSKSYVYVSTDMSLEGMPPELDSMKADNRILATALSLQRKFPIGQVELVTKDINLRIKADVFGINAKDYDPDETSFEEMYTGVKELEVDPLIIDRFYREKSVVYEGTQKLHSNQYVVMKDSSNPNHSAIGRFSGLQGRIVSLICPTESIWGIHPRNVEQSFALDALLNDELLFVSLVGKAGTGKTLMAIAAGLHKTLDDGYFQRLLVSRPIFPMGRDIGYLPGDVEQKLNPWMQPIFDNVEFLLGADKKAAGRAQELINQGMLNIEPLTYIRGRSIPNQYLIVDEAQNLTPHEIKTIITRAGQKTKVVLTGDCYQIDNPYVDSANSGLTYAVERFKGQHISAHVTLTKGERSELAELAANIL; via the coding sequence ATGGCAATTGAGGGGCGTGCAAGTCGTAAAATTGTTCTCGATACCAATGTGATTTTATTTGATGCTCTGGCGATCACAAAATTCAAAGACTCGGATATCTTCATTCCATTTTCCGTTATTGAAGAAGTTGACCGATTCAAAAGAGATTTGGGAGAGAATGGGCGCAATGCCCGCCACTTTTCTCGATTTATCGATGTTTTGAGAAGCCAAGGACCTTTGGCTAGCGGAGTCTTGCTAGAAAATAGCAAAAGTTACGTATATGTGAGCACTGATATGAGCCTTGAGGGCATGCCTCCAGAGCTTGACAGTATGAAAGCTGACAATCGGATTTTGGCAACAGCTCTGAGTTTGCAACGAAAATTTCCGATTGGTCAGGTCGAATTGGTCACAAAAGATATCAATCTTCGTATCAAGGCAGATGTTTTTGGTATCAATGCCAAGGATTACGATCCAGATGAGACCTCATTTGAGGAGATGTACACTGGGGTCAAGGAATTGGAGGTAGATCCTCTTATCATAGATCGTTTTTATCGAGAGAAGTCAGTTGTATATGAAGGAACTCAGAAGCTACATTCGAATCAATATGTGGTAATGAAGGATTCCTCGAACCCAAATCATAGCGCTATTGGCAGATTTAGCGGACTTCAAGGAAGAATTGTTTCGCTCATCTGTCCCACCGAGAGTATTTGGGGTATTCACCCTCGAAATGTAGAGCAGAGTTTTGCTTTGGATGCACTGCTCAATGACGAGCTCTTGTTTGTTTCACTTGTCGGTAAGGCGGGAACTGGAAAAACTCTTATGGCGATTGCAGCAGGTCTTCATAAAACCCTGGATGACGGATATTTCCAAAGGTTGTTAGTGAGCCGACCGATCTTTCCGATGGGTCGAGATATCGGGTATCTTCCGGGGGACGTGGAGCAGAAACTCAACCCCTGGATGCAACCAATTTTTGACAATGTGGAGTTCCTTTTAGGTGCTGATAAGAAGGCGGCGGGTCGCGCTCAAGAGTTGATCAATCAGGGTATGTTGAATATCGAACCTTTGACCTATATCAGAGGCCGCAGTATTCCGAACCAGTACCTTATTGTTGATGAGGCGCAGAATCTCACTCCACATGAAATCAAGACTATTATCACTCGAGCTGGGCAGAAGACAAAAGTCGTCCTGACAGGCGACTGTTATCAGATTGATAATCCTTACGTCGACTCTGCTAACAGCGGTCTGACTTATGCGGTGGAGCGATTCAAGGGTCAGCACATCTCGGCCCATGTCACCCTGACTAAGGGCGAGAGATCTGAATTAGCGGAGCTTGCCGCCAATATTCTATAG
- a CDS encoding PilZ domain-containing protein, giving the protein MRPKASNVIDLAKRRQTRKKSKKRDEFPVSNEINHTENQILSEEQAPIVDMTVRRIEQIQKERRTVKRTILTEFIGAFAVLPQMGLMKVSLYDISENGMSFDVEMDLGKFAKGEEIAMRVYLNQYTYFPFVIKVRNQRQEGPEGVFRHGADFVKGSVNDVALGHFVKFIETVSASLERDGGDVMVSNLKE; this is encoded by the coding sequence ATGAGACCTAAAGCGAGTAATGTCATAGATTTAGCGAAAAGGCGTCAGACTAGAAAAAAGTCTAAAAAAAGGGATGAGTTCCCGGTCAGCAACGAAATAAACCATACTGAGAACCAAATTCTCAGCGAAGAACAGGCCCCTATCGTGGATATGACCGTGCGGCGAATCGAGCAGATCCAAAAGGAGCGACGCACAGTAAAGCGCACAATACTGACTGAGTTTATTGGCGCATTTGCGGTCTTGCCTCAAATGGGTCTCATGAAGGTCTCTCTTTATGATATTTCAGAGAATGGAATGTCATTTGACGTGGAAATGGACCTCGGAAAATTTGCCAAGGGCGAAGAAATTGCCATGCGAGTCTACCTCAACCAATACACTTATTTTCCTTTTGTGATCAAAGTGAGAAATCAGCGACAGGAAGGCCCAGAAGGAGTCTTTCGTCATGGAGCTGATTTTGTAAAGGGTTCCGTTAATGACGTTGCCTTGGGTCATTTTGTCAAGTTCATAGAAACCGTTTCGGCTAGCTTGGAGAGGGACGGGGGAGATGTCATGGTCTCCAATCTCAAGGAATAG
- a CDS encoding aminopeptidase, which produces MTYYMKSAYNQAKILNARVSIDRALENQNLNENTKHKLRLALDARHFSEQSLGLKSTQNYTTYSDIGRPYVSWIVHASPAFELKHHLWRFPIVGSLPYKGFFSEEEAKQEAQIFSDKNFDTYVRGVTAYSTLGWFEDPILNTMMNYSDHDLVNLIIHETVHTTLYIKSQADFNEQLATFIGNTGTELFYRAREGNHSQTLELISKESQDEKIFSDFISQEIDELTKWYQTERSSLNTDAKKIRLRQINERFKSNILPQMKTENFKFFSQQELNNAKLLALKTYVYDLSVFERTFDKLNRNFSDFLKLCKSLEEEQDPKAKLEDYIISL; this is translated from the coding sequence ATCACATATTATATGAAAAGTGCCTACAACCAGGCCAAAATACTCAATGCCCGGGTGAGCATCGATAGGGCGCTAGAAAATCAAAACCTCAACGAAAACACCAAACATAAATTGAGATTGGCACTCGACGCGCGCCATTTCTCTGAACAAAGTTTGGGACTCAAATCAACTCAAAACTACACGACCTACTCAGACATAGGCAGACCCTATGTGTCTTGGATTGTTCACGCCTCTCCCGCCTTCGAACTCAAACACCATCTTTGGAGATTTCCGATCGTCGGAAGCCTCCCCTACAAGGGTTTCTTTTCAGAAGAGGAAGCAAAACAAGAAGCACAAATTTTCTCGGACAAAAACTTTGACACTTATGTTCGAGGTGTCACCGCTTATTCAACCCTTGGATGGTTTGAAGACCCAATTCTCAACACGATGATGAATTACTCTGATCATGATTTGGTCAACTTAATCATACACGAAACCGTTCACACGACTCTTTATATAAAAAGTCAGGCTGATTTTAACGAACAATTGGCAACATTTATTGGCAATACCGGCACTGAACTCTTTTATCGTGCAAGAGAAGGCAACCACTCTCAAACTCTGGAATTGATCTCTAAAGAATCTCAGGACGAAAAAATTTTCTCAGATTTCATAAGCCAGGAAATCGATGAACTCACCAAATGGTATCAGACCGAAAGATCCTCCCTGAACACCGACGCAAAAAAAATCCGTCTTCGACAGATCAATGAGCGCTTCAAATCCAATATCTTGCCACAGATGAAAACTGAAAATTTCAAATTCTTTAGCCAGCAAGAATTAAATAACGCCAAATTGCTCGCCCTCAAAACCTACGTCTATGATTTATCAGTTTTTGAGCGAACTTTTGATAAACTCAACCGGAATTTTTCCGATTTTCTGAAGCTGTGCAAGTCGTTAGAAGAGGAACAGGATCCAAAAGCAAAACTCGAAGATTATATTATCTCTCTGTGA